Proteins encoded by one window of Leopardus geoffroyi isolate Oge1 chromosome X, O.geoffroyi_Oge1_pat1.0, whole genome shotgun sequence:
- the EOLA1 gene encoding protein EOLA1 isoform X1, protein MKFGCLSFRQPYAGFVLNGVKTLETRWRPLLSSHRNRTIAIHVAHRDWEDTAWRELLAERLGMTPAQIQALLLEGEKYGRGVIAGGPWFLEGKTIVCFSLCSGLVDIGETVQCPEDLAPDEVVALENQAVLTSLKQKYLTVLSNPRWLLEPIPRKGGKDIFQVDIPEHLMPLGQDAWRVQKVTEKPAKS, encoded by the exons ATGAAGTTTGGCTGCCTCTCCTTCCGGCAGCCTTATGCAGGTTTTGTCTTAAACGGGGTCAAGACCCTGGAGACGCGTTGGCGTCCTCTGCTGAGCAGCCACCGGAACCGTACCATCGCCATCCACGTTGCTCACAGGGACTGGGAAGACACCGCATGGAGGGAGCTGCTGGCGGAGAGGCTTGGAATGACCCCTGCTCAGATTCAGGCCTTGCTTCTGGAAGGGGAAAAGTATGGCCGTGGCGTGATTGCTG GCGGGCCTTGGTTTCTGGAAGGAAAAACCATCGTGTGCTTCTCTTTGTGCTCAGGGCTTGTTGACATTGGGGAAACCGTGCAGTGCCCAGAGGACTTAGCTCCTGATGAGGTTGTGGCGCTGGAGAATCAAGCTGTACTGACCAGCCTGAAGCAGAAGTACCTCACCGTGCTTTCAAACCCCAGGTGGTTACTGGAGCCCATACCCAGGAAAGGCGGAAAGGATATCTTCCAGGTAGACATCCCAGAGCACCTGATGCCCTTGGGGCAGGACGCCTGGCGAGTGCAGAAGGTTACCGAGAAACCGGCTAAATCGTGA
- the EOLA1 gene encoding protein EOLA1 isoform X2 produces the protein MKFGCLSFRQPYAGFVLNGVKTLETRWRPLLSSHRNRTIAIHVAHRDWEDTAWRELLAERLGMTPAQIQALLLEGEKYGRGVIAGLVDIGETVQCPEDLAPDEVVALENQAVLTSLKQKYLTVLSNPRWLLEPIPRKGGKDIFQVDIPEHLMPLGQDAWRVQKVTEKPAKS, from the exons ATGAAGTTTGGCTGCCTCTCCTTCCGGCAGCCTTATGCAGGTTTTGTCTTAAACGGGGTCAAGACCCTGGAGACGCGTTGGCGTCCTCTGCTGAGCAGCCACCGGAACCGTACCATCGCCATCCACGTTGCTCACAGGGACTGGGAAGACACCGCATGGAGGGAGCTGCTGGCGGAGAGGCTTGGAATGACCCCTGCTCAGATTCAGGCCTTGCTTCTGGAAGGGGAAAAGTATGGCCGTGGCGTGATTGCTG GGCTTGTTGACATTGGGGAAACCGTGCAGTGCCCAGAGGACTTAGCTCCTGATGAGGTTGTGGCGCTGGAGAATCAAGCTGTACTGACCAGCCTGAAGCAGAAGTACCTCACCGTGCTTTCAAACCCCAGGTGGTTACTGGAGCCCATACCCAGGAAAGGCGGAAAGGATATCTTCCAGGTAGACATCCCAGAGCACCTGATGCCCTTGGGGCAGGACGCCTGGCGAGTGCAGAAGGTTACCGAGAAACCGGCTAAATCGTGA
- the LOC123594473 gene encoding heat shock transcription factor, X-linked member 3-like: MASQSAKEIPKGKLAPSDDGEPAPELPSSSSQDPNLDSGEILVMNRDQAVIQDPGPQDNPQPQAPNHGAANVGENNSILGLSFPRKLWMILEDNTFTSVRWNDAGDTVIIDEDLFQREVLHRRGAERIFETDSLKTFIRLLNLYGFSKIRATDPWRIQSPGNKRMLIYRNANFQRDKPFLLRNIQRKSDLRVTTTWLGTSAPTPKRKKPVAATRQSPRIHHKEPANDDKTVLGAAPNAQGPSGSQSFAFSGIWSLSSAAGYAMATHGPSEPGGLSGEGTSRNMTFVPLATARRDDAGELPVSPPVYPDYGTVMSLYNTCFSILLAALSVMSPNEAPSENEEQEGSSDYKCALCEHFKENPGP; this comes from the exons ATGGCTAGTCAGAGTGCTAAGGAGATACCCAAAGGGAAGCTGGCCCCATCTGATGATGGAGAGCCAGCACCAGAATTACCATCTAGTTCATCCCAGGATCCAAATTTGGATTCCGGGGAGATTTTGGTGATGAATAGGGACCAAGCAGTGATCCAAGATCCAGGCCCCCAAGACAACCCACAACCACAGGCCCCAAACCACGGCGCCGCCAACGTGGGAGAAAACAACAGTATTCTTGGGCTCTCCTTCCCAAGAAAGCTTTGGATGATCCTGGAGGACAACACCTTCACGTCGGTGCGCTGGAACGATGCTGGGGACACCGTGATCATCGACGAAGACCTTTTCCAGAGGGAGGTTCTTCACCGCAGAGGCGCGGAGAGAATCTTTGAAACTGACAGCTTGAAGACTTTCATCCGCCTGCTGAACCTGTACGGCTTCAGCAAAATACGCGCAACCGACCCTTGGAGGATTCAGTCCCCAGGGAATAAGAGAATGCTG ATTTACCGCAACGCCAACTTTCAGAGAGACAAGCCTTTCCTGCTCAGGAACATTCAGAGGAAAAGTGACCTGAGAGTCACCACCACCTGGCTAGGCACCAGTGCACCAACTCCAAAGAGAAAGAAGCCGGTGGCAGCAACAAGACAGTCCCCACGAATCCATCACAAGGAACCCGCCAACGACGACAAGACGGTCCTCGGCGCAGCCCCAAATGCTCAGGGTCCCAGCGGCAGCCAGTCCTTCGCCTTCTCTGGCATTTGGTCTCTGAGCAGCGCAGCCGGGTATGCCATGGCAACTCATGGCCCGAGTGAGCCAGGTGGCCTGAGTGGGGAGGGCACCTCCAGGAACATGACGTTTGTGCCCCTGGCTACTGCCAGAAGGGATGACGCAGGGGAACTGCCCGTCAGCCCCCCAGTTTACCCCGACTATGGTACGGTGATGTCTCTGTATAACACCTGTTTTTCCATCCTGCTGGCAGCCCTGTCAGTCATGTCCCCAAATGAGGCCCCCAGTGAGAACGAGGAGCAGGAGGGCTCCTCAGATTACAAGTGTGCCCTCTGTGAACATTTCAAGGAAAATCCGGGTCCCTAG